A DNA window from Acinetobacter sp. 10FS3-1 contains the following coding sequences:
- a CDS encoding carboxyl transferase domain-containing protein — MNQLQSKINIRSEEFKANQTAMLQLVDDLKQKVEKIALGGGETARQKHLDRGKLLPRDRINQLIDPGSAFLEIGQLAAYQVYQDDVPAAGVVAGVGQVNGVTCMIVANDATVKGGTYYPLTVKKHLRAQEIAEQNHLPCIYLVDSGGAYLPLQDEVFPDRDHFGRIFYNQARMSSQGIAQIAVVMGSCTAGGAYVPAMSDETIIVRNQGTIFLGGPPLVKAATGEVVSSEDLGGGDVHTRLSGVADHLAESDEHALAIARNIVANLNKKPNKTAEEIEAPRFDSSELYGIIPCDARKPFDVREVIARIVDGSRFDEFKARFGTTLVTGFAKLYGIPVGIIANNGILFSESAQKGAHFIELCTQRNIPLIFIQNITGFMVGRQYENEGIAKNGAKLVMAVANANVPKLTLVIGGSFGAGNYGMCGRAYSPRFMWTWPNSRISVMGGEQASSVLSTLKRDQIEQKGGSWSAEEEDQFKQPIRDQYERQGHPYYASARLWDDGVIDPAQSREVLALSLAAAMNAPIQPTKFGVFRM; from the coding sequence ATGAATCAGTTACAGAGCAAAATCAATATTCGTAGTGAAGAGTTTAAAGCCAACCAGACTGCCATGCTGCAACTGGTGGATGACCTGAAGCAGAAAGTTGAAAAAATTGCCTTGGGTGGTGGAGAAACTGCCCGCCAGAAACACCTTGACCGTGGCAAACTGTTACCACGTGACCGGATTAACCAGCTGATTGACCCGGGTAGCGCTTTTCTGGAAATCGGTCAGCTGGCTGCCTATCAAGTCTATCAGGATGACGTGCCTGCGGCAGGTGTGGTCGCTGGTGTGGGTCAGGTCAATGGTGTGACCTGCATGATCGTGGCCAATGATGCTACGGTGAAAGGCGGTACTTATTATCCGCTGACAGTGAAAAAGCATTTACGCGCACAGGAAATTGCCGAACAGAACCATTTGCCATGTATTTATCTGGTCGATTCTGGTGGTGCGTACTTGCCTTTACAGGATGAAGTTTTTCCGGATCGTGATCACTTCGGCCGTATTTTCTACAATCAGGCGCGTATGTCCAGTCAGGGAATTGCCCAGATTGCAGTGGTGATGGGTAGCTGTACTGCCGGTGGTGCTTATGTGCCTGCCATGTCGGATGAAACCATTATTGTCCGTAATCAGGGCACCATTTTCCTGGGTGGCCCGCCACTGGTCAAAGCTGCAACCGGTGAAGTGGTGTCAAGTGAAGACCTCGGTGGCGGTGATGTACATACCCGTTTGTCTGGTGTTGCCGATCATCTGGCAGAAAGTGATGAGCATGCCCTTGCAATTGCCCGCAACATTGTGGCAAATCTGAACAAAAAGCCCAACAAGACCGCAGAGGAAATTGAAGCGCCGCGCTTTGACAGTTCAGAACTGTACGGCATTATCCCTTGTGATGCCCGCAAGCCTTTTGATGTGCGTGAAGTGATTGCACGTATTGTTGACGGCTCACGCTTTGACGAATTCAAGGCGCGTTTCGGCACGACTCTGGTGACCGGTTTTGCCAAGCTCTATGGGATACCAGTCGGGATTATTGCCAATAACGGCATTCTGTTTTCCGAGTCTGCGCAAAAAGGCGCACATTTTATTGAACTGTGTACCCAGCGCAATATTCCGCTGATTTTCATTCAGAACATTACCGGTTTTATGGTGGGTCGCCAGTATGAAAATGAAGGCATTGCCAAGAACGGTGCCAAACTGGTGATGGCGGTGGCCAATGCCAATGTGCCAAAACTGACCTTGGTGATTGGCGGTTCTTTTGGTGCCGGCAACTATGGCATGTGTGGCCGTGCTTATTCGCCGCGCTTTATGTGGACCTGGCCTAATTCTCGAATCTCGGTCATGGGCGGTGAGCAGGCTTCAAGTGTACTTTCGACCCTCAAACGTGATCAGATTGAGCAAAAAGGCGGCAGCTGGTCAGCTGAAGAAGAAGATCAGTTTAAACAGCCTATTCGTGATCAATACGAACGTCAGGGTCATCCTTATTATGCTTCAGCCCGTTTATGGGATGACGGTGTGATTGATCCGGCACAATCGCGTGAGGTGCTGGCCTTAAGTCTGGCTGCAGCGATGAATGCGCCAATCCAGCCAACCAAGTTCGGCGTGTTCCGTATGTAA
- a CDS encoding enoyl-CoA hydratase/isomerase family protein, producing MDYQFLQLEQQNQVATVWINRAELHNAFNTQVIEELYACFQSLNARDDVRVVILAGRGKSFSAGADLNWMKQAGQASQADNEADALKLAKMLQSLATLKQPTIARVHGIAFGGGMGLASACDICVASTDAKFATSEVRLGLAPSTISPYVIRAIGARQASRYFLTAERISAEQAKNIGLAHEVTTPEQLDSKIDEIAEALLLGGPAAQHASKQLIQLVDQQVLSEDLLLKTAQHIAHVRQGDEAKNGLNAFLNKQSPAWIKTTA from the coding sequence ATGGATTATCAGTTTTTACAGCTCGAACAGCAGAATCAGGTGGCAACGGTTTGGATCAACCGTGCTGAACTGCACAATGCCTTTAATACTCAGGTCATTGAAGAATTATATGCCTGCTTTCAGTCTTTAAATGCACGTGATGATGTGCGCGTGGTGATTCTGGCCGGACGAGGCAAAAGTTTCTCGGCTGGCGCTGATCTGAACTGGATGAAACAGGCCGGTCAGGCCTCACAAGCCGACAATGAAGCCGATGCCTTAAAACTGGCGAAAATGCTGCAAAGTCTGGCGACCTTAAAACAGCCGACCATTGCCCGGGTACATGGGATTGCCTTTGGTGGCGGTATGGGTCTAGCCTCGGCCTGTGATATTTGTGTGGCTAGCACCGATGCCAAATTTGCCACCTCAGAAGTACGTTTAGGTCTGGCCCCATCCACCATTAGTCCTTATGTCATTCGGGCGATTGGTGCCCGTCAGGCGTCACGCTATTTCCTGACTGCCGAGCGTATTTCAGCGGAACAGGCCAAAAATATTGGACTGGCACATGAAGTGACTACCCCAGAGCAGCTCGACAGCAAAATTGATGAAATTGCGGAAGCATTATTGCTCGGTGGGCCAGCAGCACAACATGCCTCTAAACAGCTGATCCAACTGGTTGACCAGCAAGTTTTGAGTGAAGATTTACTGCTGAAAACAGCACAGCATATTGCCCATGTTCGCCAAGGAGATGAGGCGAAAAATGGCCTGAATGCATTTTTGAACAAACAAAGCCCGGCCTGGATCAAGACCACGGCATAA